The Bremerella cremea genome includes a window with the following:
- a CDS encoding M1 family aminopeptidase — protein sequence MKSIIALVCLAGSLLATLTLSAVAYAEEALCTCRYCEAAAARASFGVELGNDGPHYAPVRMVDVQHIKLDITPDFKKRTVGGTTTIRFVPLRKPLEALTLDAVQLNITGVEGSTPVTEFENSGEELTIAFKEPIPVGQESWVTIEHNCEPTGGFYFRTAEMGYPEEDTHCWTQGESHYARRWFPCFDYPNEKSTTEVICHVPSDMTVISNGRKLGESVDLEKQLKTVHWLQDKPHVNYLICVVAGYFDKLEDTAGNIPLGFYSQPSLSKHAANSFQDTASIMKFYQKEIGVAYPWNKYDQVTIWDFIAGGMENTTITTLTNNTIFSKETENIKSSRGLDAHELAHQWFGDYVTCEDWSHLWLNEGFATYYTHLYEGEKFGRDATLYGLYRDATNRVLPGGNNDKRPIVWKRYTNAGDQFDYRAYPKGSWVLHMLRSQLGEEMYRQAIQNYLKEHALTTVTTPELQAAFEETSGRTFDRFFDQWVYHARHPDVKIRYRYDPKLSLAHFTVEQTQKVDNDVMLFAFPATFALKCGDEMVYHTEEITDKKHEFYVPVPSKPEMVQFDPEYTLLANIDFDKPEELWLNQLENAERCVGRILAIEALAKKKTNKGIDAIQNALASDPFFGVRVEAAKALGKMNRDEALAALVKTPEQDDARVRLAVADAVVGFYRPESLDTILESAQQEKNPAIVEQWIDGLAKYSDDSVTSYLRASLQRESFRNQVAEAAVVAMEKSGSSQYVPDLAEQVTNHSDKYTSRGLGKVLIALAKLSDGKEEKLQSLKLIAPHLNNGRTDVQKAAITALGQLQLEEARPILQAYADATNDEELSKAASNALAELTKDKSPQPRELIELRKQMQELEKSNKSLKEKLDDLEKKLETTEKKD from the coding sequence ATGAAATCGATTATCGCATTAGTTTGCTTGGCTGGATCTCTGCTGGCCACACTGACGCTTTCCGCAGTTGCTTATGCGGAAGAAGCCTTATGCACTTGCCGTTACTGCGAAGCGGCCGCCGCGCGGGCTAGTTTTGGAGTCGAATTGGGCAATGATGGTCCTCACTACGCTCCGGTGCGGATGGTGGATGTGCAGCATATCAAGCTCGACATTACCCCTGATTTCAAGAAACGAACCGTTGGCGGGACGACCACGATTCGCTTTGTCCCACTGCGGAAGCCACTTGAAGCTCTTACCCTCGACGCTGTGCAACTGAACATTACCGGCGTGGAAGGTTCGACACCGGTAACGGAGTTTGAAAACTCGGGTGAAGAACTCACCATTGCTTTCAAAGAGCCGATCCCGGTTGGCCAGGAAAGTTGGGTCACCATCGAACATAACTGCGAACCGACTGGCGGTTTCTACTTCCGCACGGCGGAAATGGGCTACCCAGAAGAAGACACCCACTGCTGGACTCAAGGCGAATCCCACTATGCCCGCCGCTGGTTCCCTTGTTTCGATTATCCCAACGAAAAGTCCACGACGGAAGTGATTTGCCATGTTCCTTCCGACATGACCGTTATTTCCAATGGACGCAAGTTGGGTGAAAGTGTCGACCTGGAAAAGCAGCTGAAAACGGTCCATTGGCTGCAAGATAAGCCGCACGTGAACTACCTGATTTGTGTTGTTGCTGGCTACTTCGACAAGCTGGAAGACACCGCAGGCAATATCCCGCTCGGTTTTTATAGTCAGCCGTCGCTTTCCAAGCATGCTGCCAACTCGTTCCAAGATACCGCTTCGATCATGAAGTTCTATCAAAAGGAAATCGGCGTAGCGTACCCCTGGAACAAGTACGATCAAGTCACGATCTGGGACTTCATTGCCGGTGGCATGGAAAACACCACGATCACCACGTTGACCAACAACACGATCTTCAGCAAAGAAACCGAGAACATCAAATCGTCGCGTGGCTTGGATGCTCACGAATTGGCACACCAGTGGTTTGGTGACTATGTGACGTGTGAAGACTGGAGTCATTTGTGGCTCAACGAAGGTTTTGCCACTTATTACACGCACCTCTACGAAGGGGAAAAGTTCGGACGCGATGCCACGTTGTACGGTTTGTACCGCGATGCGACTAATCGTGTTCTGCCAGGCGGTAATAACGACAAGCGTCCAATCGTCTGGAAGCGATACACCAACGCTGGCGATCAATTCGACTACCGAGCTTACCCGAAAGGAAGCTGGGTTCTGCACATGCTGCGAAGCCAACTAGGGGAAGAAATGTATCGTCAGGCGATTCAGAATTATCTGAAGGAACACGCCCTGACGACGGTCACCACGCCAGAACTACAAGCCGCATTCGAGGAGACCAGTGGACGAACGTTCGACCGATTCTTCGATCAATGGGTTTACCACGCCCGGCACCCAGATGTGAAGATTCGTTATCGCTACGATCCTAAATTGTCGCTGGCTCACTTTACCGTCGAGCAAACCCAAAAGGTCGACAACGACGTAATGCTGTTTGCGTTCCCAGCGACGTTTGCGTTGAAGTGTGGTGACGAAATGGTCTATCACACCGAAGAGATCACCGACAAGAAGCACGAGTTCTACGTCCCGGTCCCCAGCAAGCCTGAGATGGTGCAATTCGATCCTGAGTACACCTTGCTGGCCAATATCGACTTTGATAAACCCGAGGAATTGTGGCTGAACCAGCTGGAAAACGCCGAACGTTGCGTTGGTCGAATCTTGGCGATTGAAGCTTTAGCCAAGAAGAAGACGAACAAAGGGATCGATGCCATTCAGAACGCTTTGGCAAGCGATCCGTTCTTCGGCGTCCGAGTCGAAGCGGCCAAGGCCCTAGGCAAAATGAATCGTGACGAAGCGTTAGCCGCATTGGTGAAAACGCCAGAGCAAGACGATGCCCGCGTTCGTTTGGCAGTTGCAGATGCCGTGGTTGGCTTCTACCGACCGGAAAGCTTGGACACCATTCTAGAATCGGCTCAGCAAGAAAAAAATCCGGCGATTGTCGAGCAGTGGATCGACGGATTAGCAAAGTACTCTGACGACTCGGTGACTAGCTACTTGCGGGCCTCGTTGCAGCGAGAATCGTTCCGCAACCAGGTCGCGGAAGCGGCTGTGGTTGCGATGGAAAAGAGCGGCTCGTCACAGTACGTGCCTGATTTGGCAGAACAAGTGACGAATCACTCGGACAAGTACACGTCGCGTGGCTTGGGCAAAGTGCTCATTGCTTTGGCCAAGTTGAGCGATGGAAAAGAAGAAAAATTGCAGTCGTTAAAGCTGATCGCACCCCATCTGAATAACGGGCGAACCGACGTCCAGAAAGCAGCGATCACCGCTTTGGGGCAGCTTCAATTAGA